The following are encoded together in the Fundulus heteroclitus isolate FHET01 unplaced genomic scaffold, MU-UCD_Fhet_4.1 scaffold_43, whole genome shotgun sequence genome:
- the LOC110367010 gene encoding zinc finger BED domain-containing protein 4, with protein sequence MKATLLAAMGTRFQTVEAEPLYSVATILDPRYKDRYFTSAESSKLARSALTQEVEKNEESSLQTTTTEAADPASKTPRMTAEPNASSCFKGLYEEFLQEHAAEQGGASSTATQVQIETYLAEKTIHRTESPFEYWGKNKERFPSLATTAAKFLSAPSTSVDSERLFSTASNILDEKRNRLSGDHVETLIFLKTNLPMYLSLNPKDLNPQED encoded by the exons ATGAAGGCGACACTTCTAGCAGCTATGGGCACAAGATTCCAGACCGTTGAGGCGGAGCCCTTGTACTCTGTTGCAACCATATTAGACCCACGTTACAAAGACAG ATACTTCACAAGTGCAGAGAGTAGTAAGCTTGCAAGAAGTGCACTGACCCAAGAGGTGGAGAAAAATGAGGAGTCCTCACTGCAGACAACCACCACTGAGGCAGCAGACCCAGCCAGTAAGACCCCACGGATGACAGCAGAGCCCAACGCAAGCAGCTGCTTTAAGGGGCTGTATGAGGAATTCCTGCAAGAGCATGCTGCTGAACAAGGTGGGGCCAGCAGCACAGCTACACAGGTACAGATAGAGACATATCTGGCTGAGAAAACAATCCACCGCACAGAGAGCCCATTCGAGTACTGGGGAAAGAATAAAGAACGGTTCCCCTCCCTGGCTACTACAGCTGCAAAGTTTCTCTCCGCTCCCTCCACCAGCGTAGATAGTGAGAGGCTTTTCAGCACAGCCTCTAACATACTTGATGAGAAGAGGAATAGGCTGTCAGGAGATCATGTAGAAACGCTGATCTTCCTCAAGACAAATCTGCCAATGTACCTGAGCTTGAACCCCAAAGACTTGAATCCTCAAGAAGACTGA